A part of Microbulbifer sp. MI-G genomic DNA contains:
- the pheS gene encoding phenylalanine--tRNA ligase subunit alpha: MDRVEELQPLTEQALGLVEKADDLAVLDQVRIDYLGKKGLLTALLKGLGKLSVGERPAAGAKINEAKRLVQEKINLRRTVLEQEAIDAKLALETIDVTLPGRGEEQGHCHPITRTLQRVEAFFMSIGFSVETGPEIEQDYYNFEALNIPAHHPARAMHDTFYIDPATVLRTHTSSVQIRTMEKKSPPLRIICPGRVYRCDSDVTHSPMFHQVEGLVIGENISFAHLKGCIDQFLRAFFEAEVPVRFRPSYFPFTEPSAEADIQCTACGGEGCRVCSGSGWLEILGCGMVHPNVFAACDIDSERYSGFAFGIGIERLAMLRYGVNDLRLFFDNDLRFLKQF; the protein is encoded by the coding sequence ATGGACAGAGTAGAAGAGTTGCAGCCCCTGACTGAACAGGCCTTGGGGCTGGTGGAGAAGGCCGACGATCTGGCCGTATTAGATCAGGTGCGTATTGATTATCTGGGCAAGAAGGGTCTACTGACGGCCCTTCTGAAGGGGCTGGGCAAGCTGTCTGTGGGTGAGCGCCCGGCAGCGGGAGCCAAAATCAACGAAGCTAAACGCCTGGTACAGGAAAAAATTAACCTGCGCCGTACTGTGCTGGAACAAGAGGCAATTGATGCGAAGCTGGCATTGGAGACCATTGATGTTACCTTGCCAGGGCGTGGCGAAGAGCAGGGTCATTGCCATCCAATTACCCGAACCTTACAGCGGGTAGAAGCGTTTTTCATGAGTATCGGTTTCTCCGTTGAAACCGGCCCAGAGATAGAACAGGACTACTATAACTTCGAAGCGCTGAATATTCCGGCGCACCACCCGGCGCGGGCGATGCATGATACCTTCTACATAGATCCGGCAACTGTGCTGAGAACTCACACCTCCTCTGTGCAGATTCGTACCATGGAGAAGAAATCTCCACCACTTCGCATTATCTGTCCGGGACGTGTGTATCGTTGCGACTCAGATGTCACGCACTCCCCGATGTTTCATCAAGTGGAAGGTTTGGTTATTGGAGAAAATATCAGCTTCGCCCACCTGAAAGGCTGTATCGACCAGTTTCTGCGTGCCTTCTTTGAAGCAGAAGTCCCTGTGCGCTTCCGCCCGTCTTACTTCCCCTTTACTGAACCCTCTGCTGAGGCAGATATTCAGTGTACTGCTTGTGGTGGGGAGGGCTGTCGTGTGTGCTCCGGTAGTGGCTGGCTGGAAATACTCGGTTGCGGCATGGTGCATCCAAATGTTTTCGCCGCCTGTGATATCGACAGCGAGCGATACTCTGGTTTTGCTTTTGGTATTGGCATTGAGCGTCTCGCCATGCTGCGTTATGGCGTCAATGATCTGCGCTTATTTTTTGATAATGACCTGCGCTTCTTAAAACAATTCTAA
- a CDS encoding DUF6378 domain-containing protein produces MNSETVSPPDNSAHAFLKKAAQHMRDRAEQRDAGNGERSMAKTITAFNALYGTSLTEEQGWLFMVLLKQSRASCGVFVPDDYEDGAAYFALAGEAAAKNRR; encoded by the coding sequence ATGAACTCTGAAACGGTTTCACCACCAGACAACAGCGCCCACGCCTTCCTGAAAAAAGCCGCTCAGCATATGCGCGACCGTGCTGAACAACGTGATGCGGGAAATGGCGAGCGCTCCATGGCCAAAACCATAACCGCATTCAATGCCCTATACGGTACCAGCCTTACCGAAGAACAGGGATGGCTGTTTATGGTGCTACTGAAGCAGTCCCGTGCAAGCTGCGGGGTGTTTGTACCAGACGACTATGAAGACGGTGCAGCGTACTTTGCCCTGGCCGGTGAAGCCGCCGCAAAAAACAGGAGATAA
- a CDS encoding DUF962 domain-containing protein: MNALEAEKFQSFRDFYPFYLQEHRNLTCRRLHFVGTGLVIASVLLATVTFNLLWLAATPIAGYGFAWIGHFFFEHNRPATFKYPFYSLLGDFVMFRDMLLGHIAR, encoded by the coding sequence ATGAATGCTCTGGAAGCCGAAAAATTCCAATCCTTTCGCGACTTTTATCCTTTCTACCTACAGGAGCACCGCAATCTGACCTGTCGGCGTCTGCACTTTGTGGGCACTGGCCTGGTTATTGCCTCTGTATTGTTGGCAACTGTCACCTTCAATCTGCTGTGGTTGGCAGCAACCCCCATTGCGGGATACGGTTTTGCCTGGATCGGACACTTTTTCTTTGAACACAACCGGCCCGCCACCTTCAAATACCCATTCTACAGCCTTCTGGGCGATTTTGTGATGTTCAGGGATATGCTGCTTGGGCACATCGCCCGTTGA
- a CDS encoding tyrosine-type recombinase/integrase encodes MARPKKPRMVDGVELVDNLYPDPRKRPGYYRYLRADGSNKIFQASSVVDANKIASDANTIRDIIVPPITHSPSRQQLTYHIPLYIAYQQRLNPSLSDKKSWKNRVYALNQFAEQFNKFSLGQITWVNISNWWDELTFNQQKLRHAEFRKLFNWLMSQNLLPKLKYNPFTTADDRPRMLPKQKPHKTRNTLTQKEYWAIYRQAGEMELEGLQIAMALSLLTAWRREDICNLRWDKNLKGRTLQLVIGKSAAQKGSARAARHAWNLAHYPQLAKVINRARELSLKNRCCPFVVSHWPKRRVWNQGKVHMAQIMPGRLSNLFAEARDATGLFTRLNEGAPPSFHEVRGLASTLYRVAGYKVEEIQDLMAHESKGTTLDYQDEEALPFTQMNIRLSDDVLGGEF; translated from the coding sequence ATGGCCAGGCCCAAAAAACCCCGCATGGTAGATGGGGTAGAGCTGGTGGATAATCTTTACCCGGACCCCCGCAAGCGCCCAGGCTATTACCGCTATTTACGCGCCGATGGTTCCAATAAAATTTTCCAGGCATCCTCTGTGGTGGATGCCAACAAGATAGCCTCTGATGCCAATACGATCAGGGACATCATCGTACCTCCCATCACACATAGCCCCAGCCGTCAGCAGCTGACCTACCATATCCCACTCTATATCGCCTATCAACAGCGTTTGAACCCTTCGCTTAGTGATAAGAAAAGCTGGAAAAATCGGGTATATGCCCTTAACCAATTTGCTGAGCAGTTTAACAAGTTCAGCCTTGGCCAGATTACCTGGGTAAACATATCGAACTGGTGGGATGAGCTTACTTTCAACCAACAGAAACTTCGTCATGCAGAGTTTAGAAAGCTGTTTAACTGGTTGATGTCTCAGAATCTCTTGCCAAAACTGAAATACAACCCGTTTACCACTGCCGATGATCGCCCTCGCATGCTGCCCAAGCAAAAACCCCACAAGACACGCAATACCCTGACACAGAAGGAATACTGGGCCATTTACCGCCAAGCCGGGGAAATGGAACTGGAGGGGCTTCAGATTGCCATGGCGCTGTCTTTGTTGACCGCCTGGCGCAGGGAGGATATATGCAATCTGCGCTGGGACAAGAACCTCAAGGGCCGCACCCTGCAACTGGTCATTGGTAAGTCTGCCGCACAGAAAGGATCTGCCAGAGCAGCGCGCCATGCTTGGAATCTTGCCCACTATCCTCAACTAGCCAAGGTCATCAACCGGGCACGAGAGCTGAGCCTGAAAAACCGTTGCTGCCCCTTTGTAGTTAGCCATTGGCCAAAGCGGAGAGTCTGGAACCAGGGAAAGGTACACATGGCCCAGATAATGCCTGGGCGCCTGAGCAACCTGTTTGCCGAAGCTCGCGATGCAACCGGGCTGTTTACTCGGTTGAATGAGGGTGCCCCACCCTCATTCCATGAAGTTCGCGGCCTGGCCTCCACCTTGTATCGAGTCGCAGGATACAAGGTCGAGGAGATTCAGGATCTCATGGCACATGAGAGCAAAGGCACTACGCTGGACTACCAGGACGAGGAAGCGCTGCCCTTCACACAGATGAATATCCGGCTGAGTGATGACGTGCTAGGAGGGGAGTTTTAG
- a CDS encoding VOC family protein, with the protein MMQLDHFNIAAPMEILIRVRDFYKAVLGLAEGNRPHFARRGFWLYGNGRPIVHLIEGDTKEQPVAPYLDHIAFHTDDLQPIKERLGSLGIDCEQMLVPGGRIEQLIFYDPVGIKVEVNASH; encoded by the coding sequence ATGATGCAGCTGGATCATTTCAATATCGCCGCACCCATGGAAATACTCATTCGCGTGCGGGACTTTTATAAAGCAGTTCTTGGCCTTGCTGAGGGCAACCGCCCTCACTTCGCTCGCAGAGGCTTCTGGCTCTATGGGAATGGCAGGCCCATCGTACATCTGATTGAAGGGGATACCAAGGAGCAGCCGGTAGCCCCTTACCTGGATCATATTGCCTTTCATACCGATGATCTGCAGCCTATAAAGGAACGCTTGGGATCTCTCGGTATTGACTGCGAGCAGATGCTGGTTCCTGGAGGGAGGATTGAACAACTGATCTTTTATGACCCTGTGGGCATTAAAGTTGAAGTGAATGCGAGCCATTAA
- a CDS encoding helix-turn-helix domain-containing protein, with product MITNAVATDRRLSFGAAGLLIHLLSKPDNWSVSVAALSREAQEGRDKIYKLLNELIELRYARRTSVRDDNGKMLGTDYEIFDAPLPENPDTVFPDTDSPYTDFPTLQSKEYTKKPSNKVTSVNAQKRAPEKPGAIDSAFDRFWSAGLPKVGKQKAHTAFLANLKKSKRDAESFAELLAEDIEHRLLANQFGFDRLHPTTYLSQCRWEDERPEIIPFDRIVESYHRNLPNNVPVTALSDRRREFLTYLWTQRANRELGWFDEFFAFCASQQWLNGSHKADLEWLTDPNHYPRITENAKGAAA from the coding sequence GTGATTACCAATGCAGTTGCCACGGATCGCCGGTTGTCATTTGGTGCAGCTGGTCTCTTGATTCATCTCCTGTCAAAACCGGACAACTGGTCTGTATCTGTAGCTGCATTGTCGAGAGAGGCGCAAGAAGGCAGAGATAAGATTTACAAGTTGCTGAATGAGCTGATCGAATTACGCTATGCCCGTCGCACCTCGGTTCGTGATGATAATGGGAAAATGCTGGGTACGGATTATGAAATCTTTGATGCACCACTTCCTGAAAACCCGGATACGGTTTTTCCGGATACGGATTCGCCGTATACGGATTTTCCGACACTACAAAGTAAAGAATATACAAAGAAACCATCTAACAAAGTAACCAGTGTTAATGCTCAAAAGCGTGCACCTGAAAAACCTGGGGCGATTGATTCGGCGTTCGATCGATTCTGGTCAGCAGGGTTACCCAAGGTGGGCAAGCAAAAAGCCCACACGGCCTTCCTGGCCAACCTGAAAAAATCCAAACGGGATGCGGAGTCGTTTGCTGAGTTGCTTGCCGAGGACATCGAACACCGCCTGCTGGCCAACCAATTCGGATTTGACCGGCTCCACCCGACCACCTACCTGAGCCAATGCCGCTGGGAGGACGAGCGACCGGAGATCATCCCGTTTGACCGGATTGTCGAGTCTTACCACCGCAACCTGCCCAACAACGTGCCGGTAACAGCCCTGAGCGACCGACGGCGGGAATTCCTGACCTACCTGTGGACGCAACGCGCAAACCGCGAGTTGGGTTGGTTTGATGAATTCTTCGCCTTCTGCGCCAGTCAGCAGTGGTTGAACGGTTCCCACAAGGCCGACCTGGAATGGTTGACCGACCCGAATCATTACCCGCGCATCACCGAAAACGCAAAGGGAGCGGCGGCATGA
- a CDS encoding CaiB/BaiF CoA transferase family protein: MAGPLAHLKVLDLSRILAGPWAGQVFADFGAEVIKVERPERGDDTRHWGPPYLKDKVGNETPDAAYYLSANRGKKSVTVDITTEAGQDLIRQMAAHCDIVLENFKVGGLQKYGLDYASIKALNPAVIYCSITGFGQTGPYKNHAGYDAMIQGMGGLMSITGAAEGQPGAGPQKVGVAVADLMTGMYAVSAVLAAEVYRQRTGLGQHIDLALLDTQVAWLANQAQNYLTSGKNPERQGTGHPNIVPYQAVPSRDGYFMLAVGNDDQFKRFCDIAGIADIADNPAYATNAARVIARAQLIPQIEEATRQQDSAWWLEQLSDAHVPCGPINTLDEVFADPQVQVREMVIEQDHPRAGKVKTVRNPVIFSETALDYRQAPPVLGEHTEEVLRELLGKSAEQIAKLRENGIL; this comes from the coding sequence ATGGCAGGTCCGCTCGCGCATTTAAAAGTCCTTGATCTCAGTCGTATTCTCGCAGGCCCCTGGGCCGGCCAGGTATTCGCCGATTTTGGTGCAGAAGTGATCAAAGTGGAGCGACCGGAGCGCGGCGATGATACCCGCCATTGGGGTCCTCCCTACCTGAAAGATAAGGTGGGTAATGAGACCCCCGATGCGGCTTATTACCTCAGTGCCAACCGCGGCAAGAAATCTGTTACCGTGGATATCACCACTGAGGCGGGCCAGGATTTGATCAGGCAGATGGCAGCGCACTGTGACATAGTGCTGGAAAACTTTAAGGTGGGTGGCCTGCAAAAATATGGCCTGGATTACGCGTCTATCAAGGCGCTTAATCCCGCTGTGATCTATTGCTCTATCACCGGATTTGGCCAGACTGGTCCCTATAAAAACCATGCCGGTTATGATGCCATGATCCAGGGTATGGGGGGTCTTATGAGTATCACCGGCGCAGCGGAGGGCCAGCCCGGCGCCGGACCGCAAAAAGTGGGGGTTGCCGTCGCCGATTTGATGACGGGTATGTACGCCGTATCCGCAGTCCTCGCAGCAGAGGTGTATCGTCAGCGTACCGGGCTGGGACAGCATATCGATCTGGCACTGCTAGACACCCAAGTGGCCTGGCTCGCCAACCAGGCACAGAACTACCTGACCTCTGGTAAAAATCCTGAGCGACAGGGCACTGGCCACCCCAATATTGTGCCCTATCAGGCGGTGCCGTCCAGAGATGGCTATTTTATGCTGGCAGTGGGAAATGATGACCAGTTCAAACGCTTCTGCGATATCGCTGGAATAGCAGATATCGCCGATAACCCAGCTTATGCTACTAATGCAGCGCGCGTTATCGCCCGCGCCCAACTGATCCCGCAAATCGAAGAGGCGACTCGCCAGCAGGATTCAGCCTGGTGGTTGGAGCAATTAAGCGACGCCCATGTTCCCTGTGGGCCAATTAACACTCTGGATGAGGTGTTTGCCGATCCCCAGGTGCAAGTGCGCGAGATGGTAATTGAGCAGGACCACCCCAGAGCGGGCAAGGTTAAAACGGTACGTAACCCGGTGATTTTTTCCGAAACGGCCCTGGACTACCGACAGGCCCCACCGGTGCTGGGAGAGCATACAGAAGAAGTTTTACGAGAATTACTGGGTAAGAGTGCCGAGCAGATTGCCAAGTTGCGCGAAAACGGGATTCTATAA
- the ihfA gene encoding integration host factor subunit alpha produces MTEALTKAGLAERLYEELGFNKREAKEVVEYFFEEIRNALESNEQVKLSGFGNFDLRDKSQRPGRNPKTGEEIPISARRVVTFKPGQKLKARVEEYAGSE; encoded by the coding sequence ATGACAGAGGCACTGACCAAGGCCGGGCTTGCCGAGAGACTGTACGAAGAGCTGGGCTTTAACAAGCGCGAAGCGAAAGAGGTTGTGGAATACTTCTTCGAGGAAATCCGCAATGCGCTGGAAAGTAATGAACAGGTAAAACTCTCGGGCTTTGGCAACTTTGACTTGCGCGACAAAAGTCAGCGCCCCGGCCGTAATCCAAAGACCGGTGAGGAAATCCCCATCTCTGCCCGTAGAGTCGTTACTTTCAAACCGGGCCAAAAGCTCAAGGCGCGAGTAGAAGAATATGCTGGAAGCGAGTGA
- a CDS encoding replicative DNA helicase: MMVKALNRGEQNTLIAAEQMVLGGLLINPSAIEDVFEIVGRADFITAPHRTIATAIKSLAENSQPVDAFTVGEELNRTKKLRAAGGVAYLAELCEQTPGASNVRTYAHIAADHANRRKFLAALDEAGKAVYAAPVRPLKEIISAHQTSLSDLERARDTGTGPQDLDGAAREVLQDWNRLETGDQIKRVHTGWDCIDRRWKGLRGGELVVLAGTTGTGKTVFAMQVAAHNALNGNRALVFSLEMSRRELYRRLVGMVGRIPVGLADSDNSDDRKGFYAQHSQGLTYAVSKLKGIDMGVDDQGALHMNQIASRARREHRKSPLSLIVVDYLQQVRGDGLSREREVACVSAGLKALAKELDIPVLALCQFNREASKGGRPNISQLRDSGSIEQDADIVTLLYREDKDNPDSLNPGLVEVITAKHRRGEPGIDNLKAKLNQFRMDVWTAEVHQAEPSKRFRQFVG, encoded by the coding sequence ATGATGGTCAAGGCCCTGAACAGGGGCGAACAGAACACCTTGATCGCTGCAGAGCAGATGGTGCTTGGTGGACTCCTGATCAACCCCTCCGCCATCGAGGACGTATTCGAGATTGTAGGCCGGGCGGATTTTATAACTGCACCACACCGCACCATTGCCACAGCCATCAAATCCCTGGCAGAGAACTCCCAGCCAGTGGACGCGTTTACTGTGGGTGAGGAGCTGAACCGCACCAAAAAGCTGAGAGCTGCCGGAGGCGTTGCTTACCTGGCTGAACTGTGTGAGCAGACTCCGGGGGCATCGAATGTACGAACCTATGCCCACATTGCCGCTGACCACGCAAACCGTCGCAAGTTCTTGGCCGCACTGGATGAGGCTGGCAAGGCCGTATACGCCGCACCTGTTCGCCCGTTGAAGGAAATTATCAGCGCACACCAAACCAGCCTGTCTGATCTGGAGCGTGCTCGCGATACCGGTACAGGCCCTCAAGATCTGGACGGGGCAGCCAGGGAGGTTCTGCAGGATTGGAACCGCCTGGAGACCGGTGACCAGATCAAGCGGGTACACACGGGCTGGGATTGCATAGATCGCCGCTGGAAGGGATTGCGTGGTGGGGAGCTGGTAGTCCTCGCTGGTACCACTGGAACTGGTAAAACCGTGTTTGCCATGCAGGTGGCTGCGCACAATGCGCTCAATGGCAACCGCGCCCTGGTCTTCTCTCTGGAAATGAGTCGCCGGGAACTTTACCGTCGACTGGTGGGCATGGTTGGACGCATCCCTGTAGGTCTTGCCGACTCTGACAACTCAGATGACCGCAAAGGCTTCTACGCACAGCACAGCCAGGGCCTGACCTATGCGGTAAGCAAACTCAAGGGCATAGACATGGGGGTGGATGACCAGGGTGCGCTGCATATGAATCAGATTGCCAGCCGTGCTCGCCGTGAACACCGCAAGAGCCCGTTGTCATTGATCGTGGTGGATTATCTGCAGCAGGTGCGTGGAGATGGCCTGAGCCGGGAGAGGGAAGTGGCCTGCGTCTCTGCCGGGCTCAAGGCATTGGCCAAGGAGCTGGATATACCGGTGCTGGCACTGTGCCAGTTCAACCGTGAAGCATCCAAGGGTGGCCGACCCAATATATCCCAGCTACGGGATTCCGGCTCTATTGAGCAGGACGCCGACATAGTGACCCTGCTGTACCGGGAGGACAAAGACAATCCCGATTCACTAAACCCCGGACTGGTGGAAGTGATCACCGCAAAGCACCGCCGTGGAGAACCGGGCATCGACAACCTCAAAGCCAAGCTCAACCAGTTCCGCATGGATGTATGGACGGCGGAGGTACACCAGGCTGAGCCGTCTAAGAGATTCCGGCAATTTGTTGGTTAA
- a CDS encoding RNA-binding S4 domain-containing protein codes for MTELTTHTRANKEFFAKGSAPSRKQWCEWIEHGAVRGKVIDGKPYVDANHFAANDFLSPLSEAEQVTAMDLLS; via the coding sequence ATGACAGAACTGACTACCCACACCCGTGCCAACAAGGAATTTTTTGCCAAGGGGTCTGCACCCAGCCGAAAACAGTGGTGCGAATGGATTGAGCATGGTGCAGTTCGCGGTAAAGTAATAGACGGCAAACCGTACGTTGACGCCAACCACTTCGCCGCAAATGATTTCTTATCCCCGCTAAGTGAAGCTGAACAAGTCACCGCAATGGATTTATTGAGCTAA
- a CDS encoding MerR family transcriptional regulator, with the protein MLEASDGAELPAIPGKRYFTIGEVSELCAVKPHVLRYWEQEFPHLKPVKRRGNRRYYQHQDVIMIRQIRALLYEEGYTIGGARQQIEVGSEKAEVAQLQQVMTEVIAELKSVLTLLK; encoded by the coding sequence ATGCTGGAAGCGAGTGATGGAGCCGAATTGCCAGCGATTCCCGGTAAGCGCTATTTCACTATCGGAGAAGTCAGTGAACTCTGTGCCGTCAAACCCCATGTTCTGCGTTACTGGGAGCAGGAGTTCCCTCACTTGAAACCCGTCAAACGCCGAGGTAATCGCCGTTACTACCAGCACCAAGACGTTATTATGATACGCCAGATTCGTGCGCTTTTGTATGAAGAGGGCTATACCATCGGTGGGGCTCGCCAGCAGATTGAGGTTGGCAGTGAGAAGGCGGAAGTCGCCCAGCTTCAGCAAGTGATGACTGAAGTCATTGCGGAACTGAAAAGCGTTCTGACCCTTCTAAAATAA
- a CDS encoding response regulator transcription factor, which translates to MEYRKLAPRQAEALTHRARGLSNAETAAAMHCSIANVANLLTECFFKLHARNSTDAVAKAIKHGLIQFTLVASIISGVGTDTQEQLRTRFQRKPTIKTIRIRNQGWNTA; encoded by the coding sequence ATGGAGTACAGAAAACTGGCCCCCCGCCAGGCAGAAGCGCTGACACACCGCGCTCGCGGCCTTAGCAATGCTGAAACCGCCGCCGCTATGCACTGCTCTATCGCCAATGTCGCCAACCTGTTGACTGAATGCTTCTTTAAATTGCACGCCCGTAACAGTACCGATGCCGTCGCTAAAGCCATTAAACACGGCCTGATCCAGTTCACCCTGGTCGCCTCAATCATTAGCGGCGTTGGCACCGATACCCAGGAGCAACTCCGTACCCGTTTCCAGCGCAAGCCAACCATTAAAACGATTCGCATACGTAACCAGGGATGGAACACCGCATGA
- the pheT gene encoding phenylalanine--tRNA ligase subunit beta: MKFSNSWLREWVNPELTTQDLADQITMAGLEVEGVEKVAGDFSGVVIGEIVACEQHPDADKLRVCKVAGDPNGEMQVVCGAANARIGIKVPFALVGAKLPGGIEIKRAKLRGVESFGMLCAQVELELGEGSDGIWELPEMAPTGTDLREYLQLDDETIEVDLTPNRSDCLSVAGIAREVGVLNRSAVQGPEIRPVSQQNDESLPVSLLAEAACPRYVGRVIRNVDIKAQTPIWMQERLRRSGLRSIDPVVDVTNYVLLELGQPMHAFDREKLSGGIKVRLAEPDEVLTLLDSQKVELQEGTLLIADEEKPLAIAGIMGGLDSSVTRDTQHLFLESAFFNPVAIAGKARSYGLHTDSSHRFERGVDYRLQEKAIERATRLLVDIVGGEPGPVHVRELSETMPSERHITLRRTRVQDGLGFTLTDNEIVDILTRLGLEKIDENEEGWTFLAPSFRFDLAIEADLLEELARVYGYNRIPSESVTAELEIAPRPESKTVQRELEQILLARGYFEAITFSFIDSDSAALFDPLAEPVALQNPISAELAVMRTTLLPGLCKVLQYNLNRQQSRARLFETGLRFVPGPQLRQEQMLAGLTYGSRLTENWTGNRDAVDFYDVKADVEALLAHTGAAEEFHFETAKHPALHPGQTAKIMRGNGEVGVIGALHPQVQKKLALRKPAFVFELSLEAMGKGRVPLFSPLSKFPEVRRDLALLIDADVPADSLVKTTVAAADETLIDLKIFDVYQGKGIDLNRKSVALGLTFQHSSRTLNDEEINAAIEAVVRKLEEMYNASLR; the protein is encoded by the coding sequence ATGAAATTCAGTAACTCCTGGCTGCGGGAATGGGTAAATCCCGAGCTGACTACTCAGGATCTGGCTGATCAAATCACCATGGCTGGTTTGGAAGTGGAAGGCGTTGAAAAAGTTGCGGGCGATTTCTCTGGCGTGGTTATTGGTGAGATTGTTGCCTGTGAGCAGCACCCGGATGCAGACAAGCTGAGAGTGTGTAAAGTGGCGGGCGATCCCAATGGGGAGATGCAGGTGGTGTGCGGTGCTGCAAATGCCCGCATCGGCATCAAGGTACCCTTCGCTCTGGTAGGTGCGAAACTGCCGGGTGGTATTGAGATCAAGAGGGCCAAACTGCGCGGCGTGGAGAGCTTCGGCATGCTCTGTGCGCAGGTGGAACTGGAGCTTGGAGAAGGCAGTGACGGTATTTGGGAGTTGCCGGAAATGGCACCTACCGGTACCGACTTGCGGGAATACCTGCAACTTGACGATGAAACGATAGAGGTAGACCTGACACCCAACCGCTCTGACTGTCTCAGTGTAGCTGGTATTGCTCGCGAAGTTGGGGTGCTAAACCGCAGCGCAGTACAGGGACCGGAAATTCGCCCTGTATCCCAGCAGAATGACGAAAGCCTACCGGTATCCCTGCTGGCTGAGGCCGCCTGCCCGCGCTATGTGGGCCGGGTGATCCGCAATGTTGATATCAAGGCTCAAACTCCAATTTGGATGCAGGAACGCCTGCGCCGCAGCGGCCTGCGGAGTATTGATCCAGTGGTTGATGTCACTAACTATGTCCTGCTGGAGCTTGGCCAACCGATGCACGCCTTTGACCGGGAGAAGCTTTCCGGTGGGATTAAAGTGCGTTTGGCGGAGCCTGATGAAGTACTTACCTTGCTCGATAGCCAGAAGGTCGAATTGCAAGAAGGCACCCTTCTGATCGCAGATGAGGAAAAGCCCCTGGCAATAGCCGGTATTATGGGTGGTCTGGATTCTTCGGTAACCCGAGACACCCAGCACCTCTTTCTTGAGAGTGCCTTCTTTAATCCGGTTGCTATTGCCGGAAAAGCACGCTCATATGGATTACATACGGATTCCTCTCACCGCTTCGAACGCGGTGTTGACTATCGCTTACAGGAAAAGGCTATCGAGCGGGCTACCCGGTTGCTGGTGGATATTGTTGGTGGTGAGCCGGGTCCGGTACATGTGCGCGAGTTGAGTGAAACCATGCCCTCCGAACGCCACATTACCCTGCGGCGAACACGGGTTCAGGATGGCCTGGGTTTTACCCTGACTGATAATGAAATCGTCGATATCCTCACCCGCCTGGGCCTGGAAAAAATCGACGAAAATGAAGAGGGGTGGACTTTTCTCGCCCCGAGCTTTCGATTTGACCTCGCGATTGAGGCAGATTTGCTCGAAGAACTGGCCCGTGTGTATGGCTACAACCGAATTCCCAGCGAAAGTGTTACTGCCGAGTTGGAAATCGCCCCGCGCCCCGAGAGCAAAACTGTTCAGCGTGAATTGGAGCAGATCCTACTGGCTCGTGGCTACTTCGAGGCGATTACCTTCAGTTTTATCGACAGCGACAGTGCCGCATTGTTTGATCCATTAGCAGAGCCGGTTGCGCTGCAAAACCCGATCAGTGCAGAGCTGGCTGTTATGCGTACAACCTTGCTGCCGGGGTTGTGCAAGGTATTGCAGTACAATCTAAATCGCCAGCAGAGTCGTGCGCGTTTGTTTGAGACAGGCTTGCGCTTTGTGCCCGGCCCCCAACTGCGCCAAGAACAAATGTTGGCCGGTTTGACCTATGGGAGCCGTCTCACGGAAAATTGGACGGGAAACAGGGATGCTGTGGACTTCTACGACGTCAAAGCTGATGTTGAGGCTTTGCTGGCCCATACTGGCGCAGCTGAAGAGTTTCACTTTGAGACCGCTAAGCACCCGGCACTACATCCCGGGCAAACCGCCAAGATTATGCGCGGAAATGGCGAAGTGGGGGTAATTGGTGCCCTGCATCCTCAGGTACAAAAGAAGCTAGCGCTTCGAAAGCCCGCCTTTGTGTTCGAGCTCAGTCTTGAAGCCATGGGTAAAGGGCGAGTGCCTCTTTTCAGCCCCTTGTCCAAGTTCCCGGAAGTGCGCCGAGATCTTGCCCTTCTGATCGATGCGGATGTACCCGCCGACAGCTTGGTGAAAACCACTGTAGCAGCGGCTGACGAAACCTTGATCGACCTCAAAATATTTGATGTCTATCAGGGTAAAGGCATTGATTTAAATAGAAAAAGTGTTGCATTGGGCTTGACCTTTCAGCATTCGTCACGCACCCTTAATGACGAAGAAATCAATGCCGCTATAGAGGCGGTAGTCAGAAAACTGGAAGAAATGTATAACGCTAGCTTGCGCTAA